Within the Deltaproteobacteria bacterium genome, the region GCGCTCGCAGCTTTCCATCATGCGGCGCTGGTGTTCGGCCAGTTGCTCGGCCGTATCGGCTGCGTAGAACACCATTGGATCGGTAGCCGCCGCCGCCGGAAAGGCTTCCTCGACGATGGCGACCCAGGGCGGCGCGTCGTTGGTGACCGGCCTTATCAGCACGTTCTGGACATATAGGAACGTGCTCTGCGTCTCGATGGCGACGCGCGTGTGAAAACCCTGCCAGCGCTCCAGCCACTCCGCATAAGCCAGGGAGTCCGGCTTTTCGAGAAAGGCTACCGTGTACAGCCCGGGAACGCGCTCGCCGAGCGGGGCGACGTGCTGGGTGTTGACGATCGGGACTGACTCCAGCG harbors:
- a CDS encoding EthD domain-containing protein — translated: MEKLTYVLWKQAAVTIDQFRQQLLGHSARRLSDLGARGLSVILADERAVPGLRMSRLDPTAVVSVWLDTALNRGPCEQVLASQTSRLAGYLTLESVPIVNTQHVAPLGERVPGLYTVAFLEKPDSLAYAEWLERWQGFHTRVAIETQSTFLYVQNVLIRPVTNDAPPWVAIVEEAFPAAAATDPMVFYAADTAEQLAEHQRRMMESCERFIDFSRLETHPMSAYVVKRAWD